A single Gambusia affinis linkage group LG20, SWU_Gaff_1.0, whole genome shotgun sequence DNA region contains:
- the LOC122823106 gene encoding neoverrucotoxin subunit alpha-like, with product MSSKQVEIAALGRPFALGMLYDARKDQLITGFSLCNKETIKNNSSTKAQNSSSYHVTASDTLESKSSLLDVNVSLKASILGGLVEVGGSASYLNDKKKFKNQSRITLQYKATTTYEHLSLSHIEKKELDAKCFSPDLSATHVVTGILYGANAFFVFDSEKLDSSSVQKIGSSAEVAINKIPIFSFEAKVKVELTDEEKAVTNKFSCKFYGDLILDKNPATFEDAVKTYSRLPELLGKNGENSVPMKIWLTPLKDLEPSASELMGDFSVGLVRKATDTLESVREMEMRCNEALDEKVVECFPELYKKHKRFHNLCNDYTTMLTQAMQKKIPLIREGKEDEKSVEKLFDDHKKSPFSEENLDKWLDNAEREINIIKSCVDIMEGIKTVPDESDLDREALAAGVEHALCFVFTSVETEDPFTEQMTNYLNRDQAAPPPSVTAPTKDHWFFSNEIVTNMRTKAKEFYNIAKNLKSSSKFRFLVAVLPNKKFKGATIYQYMDGLLKTEDFSRRVITDVTANLDRRDLLYYYCDLTLDPNTATDCLQLSEGNKKATLMTDPNSPDDFYPHVSCTEALTGRHYFEVTWSQADTTYAGIFLTYTGGKPGKKMSLDRYKFCSLVTMLGTYQARERHDLSYDVHPPGGCNRFGVYLDYPGGTVSYFAVWEKNLHHLRTFKYNFTEPVYANLFIAVKDKYAAFCPAGNF from the exons ATGTCCTCAAAGCAGGTTGAGATTGCTGCCCTCGGCCGTCCTTTCGCCTTGGGAATGTTGTATGATGCTCGCAAAGATCAGCTGATAACAG GTTTCTCGCTTTGCAACAAAGAAACAATCAAGAACAACAGTTCTACTAAGGCTCAGAACAGCAGCTCTTATCACGTTACTGCATCCGACACCCTTGAATCCAAGTCTTCTCTGCTGGACGTGAATGTGTCGCTTAAAGCCAGTATCCTGGGTGGTCTGGTTGAGGTTGGAGGATCGGCCAGTTATCTGAATGAtaagaaaaaatttaagaacCAGAGCAGAATCACCCTTCAGTACAAAGCCACAACTACATATGAGCATCTGTCTCTGTCTCATATTGAAAAGAAGGAACTGGATGCTAAATGCTTTAGTCCAGATCTCAGTGCAACACATGTCGTGACAGGCATACTCTATGGAGCAAAtgccttttttgtgtttgacagTGAGAAGTTAGACTCAAGCAGTGTTCAGAAGATTGGGTCCAGCGCAGAAGTTGCAATTAACAAAATTCCAATCTTTAGTTTTGAGGCGAAAGTTAAAGTAGAGCTCACTGATGAAGAAAAAGCTGTAACTAATAAGTTCTCCTGCAAATTCTACGGAGACTTAATTCTAGACAAGAACCCTGCAACCTTTGAGGATGCAGTGAAGACGTACTCCCGGCTTCCAGAGCTCCTTGGAAAAAATGGAGAGAATTCAGTTCCTATGAAAATCTGGCTGACTCCTCTGAAGGATCTGGAACCATCAGCATCAGAGCTGATGGGagatttttctgttggtttggtCAGAAAAGCAACCGACACTCTGGAAAGTGTCAGAGAAATGGAAATGAGATGCAATGAGGCTCTGGATGAGAAAGTGGTGGAATGTTTTCCAGAGCTTTATAAAAAGCATAAGCGCTTCCATAATCTCTGCAATGACTACACAACAATGCTCACACAGGCCATGCAGAAGAAGATTCCCCTGATTCGTGAAGGTAAAGAGGATGAAAAGTCTGTAGAGAAACTCTTTGATGACCACAAAAAGTCTCCATTCAGTGAGGAAAACTTAGATAAGTGGTTAGATaatgcagagagagaaatcaaCATTATCAAATCATGTGTAGATATTATGGAGGGAATCAAGACGGTCCCAGATGAGTCTGACTTGGACAGAGAAGCTCTGGCTGCAGGTGTAGAACAtgctctctgttttgttttcacctctGTGGAAACTGAAGACCCCTTCACTGAGCAGATGACCAACTATTTGAACAGAGATCAGGCAGCACCCCCACCCAGTGTGACTGCACCCACTAAGGACCACTGGTTCTTCTCCAATGAGATTGTAACCAACATGAGGACAAAAGCCAAAGAGTTCTACAACATTGCTAAAAACctgaaaagcagcagcaaattTCGTTTTCTTGTAGCAGTTCTTCCAAATAAGAAATTCAAAGGAGCAACCATCTACCAGTACATGGACGGCCTTCTAAAAACTGAAGACTTCTCAAGACGTGTTATTACTGATGTCACGGCCAACTTAGATCGAAGAGATCTATTATACT ACTACTGTGATCTTACCTTGGACCCAAACACAGCCACTGACTGTCTCCAACTTTCTGAGGGAAACAAGAAGGCAACGCTGATGACTGATCCGAATTCTCCGGATGACTTCTATCCTCATGTTTCGTGCACAGAAGCCCTGACTGGTCGTCATTACTTTGAGGTCACATGGAGCCAGGCTGACACCACATACGCTGGCATATTTCTCACATACACTGGTGGAAAACCtggaaagaaaatgtcactAGATCGTTACaaattttgttctttggttACTATGCTCGGAACTTACCAGGCAAGGGAAAGACATGACTTAAGCTATGATGTTCATCCTCCAGGAGGATGTAACAGGTTTGGGGTGTATCTGGACTATCCTGGTGGTACTGTGTCCTACTTTGCTGtatgggaaaaaaatctgcatcacCTGCGCACCTTTAAATACAACTTCACTGAACCAGTTTACGCAAATCTTTTCATAGCAGTGAAAGACAAGTATGCAGCCTTCTGCCCAGCTGGTAACTTCTGA
- the LOC122823391 gene encoding neoverrucotoxin subunit alpha-like: MSSKQVEIAALGRPFALGMLYDARKDQLITGFSLCNKETIKNNSSTKAQNSSSYHVTASDTIESKSSLLDVNVSLKASILGGLVEVGGSASYLNDKKKFKNQSRITLQYKATTTYEHLSLSHIEKKELDAKCFSPDLSATHVVTGILYGANAFFVFDSEKLDSSSVQKIGSSAEVAINKIPIFSFEAKVKVELTDEEKAVTNKFSCKFYGDLILDKNPATFEDAVKTYSRLPELLGKNGENSVPMKIWLTPLKDLEPSASELMGDFSVGLVRKVTDTLESVREMEMRCNEALDEKVVECFPELYKKHKRFHNLCNDYTTMLTQAMQKKIPLIREGKEDEKSVEKLFDDHKKSPFSEENLDKWLDNAEREINIIKSCVDIMEGIKTVPDESDLDREALAAGVEHALCFVFTSVETEDPFTEQMTNYLSRDQAAPPPSVTAPTKDHWFFSNEIVTNMRTKAKEFYNIAKNLKSSSKFRFLVAVLPNKKFKGATIYQYMDGLLKTEDFSRRVITDVTANLDRRALLYYYCDLTLDPNTATDCLMLSEGNKKATHLLLKSSLDDSAPHVSCTEGLTGRHYFEVTWGPAGSAWARIILTYTGGKPQKNCSFNRHRFCLLSCAATIHFAQENQDEGCYFFPPEGCNRFGVYLDYPGGTVSFFAVGGTFLHHLHTFKYNFTEPVYASLSIVRMFNYAAFCPAE; this comes from the exons ATGTCCTCAAAGCAGGTTGAGATTGCTGCCCTCGGCCGTCCTTTCGCCTTGGGAATGTTGTATGATGCTCGTAAAGATCAGCTGATTACAG GTTTCTCACTTTGCAACAAAGAAACAATCAAGAACAACAGTTCTACTAAGGCTCAGAACAGCAGCTCTTATCACGTTACTGCATCCGACACCATTGAATCCAAGTCTTCTCTGCTGGACGTGAATGTGTCGCTTAAAGCCAGTATCCTGGGTGGTCTGGTTGAGGTTGGAGGATCGGCCAGTTATCTGAATGAtaagaaaaaatttaagaacCAGAGCAGAATCACCCTTCAGTACAAAGCCACAACTACATATGAGCATCTGTCTCTGTCTCATATTGAAAAGAAGGAACTGGATGCTAAATGCTTTAGTCCAGATCTCAGTGCAACACATGTCGTGACAGGCATACTCTATGGAGCAAAtgccttttttgtgtttgacagTGAGAAGTTAGACTCAAGCAGTGTTCAGAAGATTGGGTCCAGCGCAGAAGTTGCAATTAACAAAATTCCAATCTTTAGTTTTGAGGCGAAAGTTAAAGTAGAGCTCACTGATGAAGAAAAAGCTGTAACTAATAAGTTCTCCTGCAAATTCTACGGAGACTTAATTCTAGACAAGAACCCTGCAACCTTTGAGGATGCAGTGAAGACGTACTCCCGGCTTCCAGAGCTCCTTGGAAAAAATGGAGAGAATTCAGTTCCTATGAAAATCTGGCTGACTCCTCTGAAGGATCTGGAACCATCAGCATCAGAGCTGATGGGagatttttctgttggtttggtCAGAAAAGTAACCGACACTCTGGAAAGTGTCAGAGAAATGGAAATGAGATGCAATGAGGCTCTGGATGAGAAAGTGGTGGAATGTTTTCCAGAGCTTTATAAAAAGCATAAGCGCTTCCATAATCTCTGCAATGACTACACAACAATGCTCACACAGGCCATGCAGAAGAAGATTCCCCTGATTCGTGAAGGTAAAGAGGATGAAAAGTCTGTAGAGAAACTCTTTGATGACCACAAAAAGTCTCCATTCAGCGAGGAAAACTTAGATAAGTGGTTAGATaatgcagagagagaaatcaaCATTATCAAATCATGTGTAGATATTATGGAGGGAATCAAGACGGTCCCAGATGAGTCTGACTTGGACAGAGAAGCTCTGGCTGCAGGTGTAGAACAtgctctctgttttgttttcacctctGTGGAAACTGAAGACCCCTTCACTGAGCAGATGACCAACTATTTGAGCAGAGATCAGGCAGCACCCCCACCCAGTGTGACTGCACCCACTAAGGACCACTGGTTCTTCTCCAATGAGATTGTAACCAACATGAGGACAAAAGCCAAAGAGTTCTACAACATTGCTAAAAACctgaaaagcagcagcaaattTCGTTTTCTTGTAGCAGTTCTTCCAAATAAGAAATTCAAAGGAGCAACCATCTACCAGTACATGGACGGCCTTCTAAAAACTGAAGACTTCTCAAGACGTGTTATTACTGATGTCACGGCCAACTTAGATCGAAGAGCTCTCTTATACT ACTACTGTGATCTTACCTTGGATCCAAACACAGCCACTGACTGTCTCATGCTTTCTGAGGGAAACAAGAAGGCAACGCATCTGTTGTTAAAGTCTTCCCTGGATGACTCAGCTCCTCATGTTTCGTGCACAGAAGGCCTGACTGGTCGTCATTACTTTGAGGTCACATGGGGCCCAGCTGGCTCAGCATGGGCTCGCATAATTCTCACATACACTGGTGGAAAACCTCAAAAGAATTGTTCATTTAATCGTCacagattttgtcttttgtcatgTGCTGCCACAATTCACTTTGCACAGGAAAACCAAGACGaaggctgttatttttttcctccagaaggATGCAACAGGTTTGGGGTGTATCTGGACTATCCTGGTGGTACTGTGTCCTTCTTTGCTGTAGGGGGAACATTTCTGCATCACCTGCACACCTTTAAATACAACTTCACTGAACCAGTCTACGCAAGTCTTTCCATAGTAAGGATGTTTAACTATGCAGCCTTCTGCCCAGCTGAATAA